In one Cervus elaphus chromosome 9, mCerEla1.1, whole genome shotgun sequence genomic region, the following are encoded:
- the SOX30 gene encoding transcription factor SOX-30 isoform X2 — MERARPEQPPQQRQLPRATPPRPLRPAPPPLPVEGASFRAAAAEPCPSPPTPCAAAIATVASSCGEASASGVQPGARRLLQVKPEQMLLLPPGPPLPQAREEGAATSPAQARLLQLRPELLLLPPPPPASEGVPCRPELHPLQPRALHVKVEKQEPGSGLDLLAGPRRAVEACPKTSRTVKAEGSGPLNSRRGDEKGKLEAEEIVSYAAKGGEGKSLAVLREGVIKTEAPERLREDCRLSTEPASNGLAHGSKDVILTQPSSAFGPHQQDLRIPLTLHTVPPGARIQFQGPPPSELIRLTKVPLTPVPIKMQSLLEPSVKIETKDVPLTVLPSDAGIPDTPFSKDRNGHVKRPMNAFMVWARIHRPALAKANPAANNAEISVQLGLEWNKLSEEQKKPYYDEAQKIKEKHREEFPGWVYQPRPGKRKRFPLSVSNVFSGTTQNIISTNPTTIYPYRSPTYSVVIPSLQNTITHPVARALTVGLPLAMEIFQVQCQNALVIMKTGTKNTRLCFQL, encoded by the exons ATGGAGAGAGCCAGGCCGGAGCAGCCGCCTCAGCAGCGCCAACTGCCGCGGGCGACCCCGCCGCGCCCGCTGCGCCCTGCTCCGCCCCCGCTGCCCGTCGAGGGCGCCTCCTTCCGGGCAGCGGCCGCGGAGCCCTGTCCGTCGCCGCCCACCCCGTGCGCGGCCGCCATTGCGACCGTCGCCTCGTCGTGTGGGGAAGCCTCGGCGTCAGGCGTACAGCCAGGGGCACGACGGCTGCTGCAGGTGAAACCGGAGCAGATGTTACTGCTGCCACCCGGGCCCCCACTGCCTCAGGCCCGGGAGGAAGGCGCCGCCACCTCTCCCGCGCAGGCGCGGCTGCTGCAGCTGAGGCCCGAGCTGCtcctgctgccgccgccgccccccgcgTCTGAGGGCGTCCCCTGCAGGCCTGAGTTGCACCCGTTGCAGCCCCGAGCGTTGCACGTTAAGGTGGAGAAGCAGGAGCCGGGATCCGGCTTGGATCTGTTGGCTGGGCCTCGGAGGGCCGTCGAGGCGTGCCCGAAAACCTCCAGGACAGTGAAGGCAGAAGGCTCCGGGCCCCTCAACAGCCGCCGAGGGGACGAGAAGGGCAAGTTGGAGGCGGAGGAGATAGTGAGCTACGCAGCAAAAGGCGGAGAAGGCAAAAGCCTGGCAGTCCTCAGAGAAGGAGTCATCAAAACGGAGGCGCCTGAGAGACTTCGAGAGGACTGCAGGCTCAGTACAGAGCCCGCGTCCAATGGTCTGGCCCATGGCAGCAAGGATGTCATCCTGACCCAGCCGTCCAGTGCCTTTGGGCCACATCAGcaagacctcaggatccctttgaCTCTTCACACCGTACCCCCCGGGGCCCGGATCCAGTTTCAGGGACCTCCACCTTCAGAGCTGATACGATTGACCAAGGTCCCGTTGACACCAGTGCCTATTAAAATGCAGTCCTTATTGGAGCCTTCTGTAAAAATTGAAACCAAAGATGTCCCGCTCACGGTGCTACCCTCAGATGCAG GAATACCAGATACTCCCTTcagtaaggacagaaatggtcatGTGAAGCGACCCATGAATGCATTTATGGTTTGGGCAAGGATCCACCGGCCAGCACTAGCCAAAGCTAACCCAGCAGCCAACAATGCAGAAATCAGTGTCCAGCTCGGGTTAGAATGGAACAAACTTAGTGAAGAACAAAAGAAACCCTATTATGATGAAGcacaaaagattaaagaaaagcaCAGAGAGGAATTTCCTG GTTGGGTTTATCAACCTCGTCCAGGGAAGCGAAAACGCTTCCCTCTAAGCGTTTCCAATGTATTTTCTGGTACCACACAGAATATCATCTCTACAAATCCAACAACAATTTATCCTTATCGCTCACCTACCTACTCTGTGGTAATTCCCAGCCTACAGAACACCATCACTCATCCAGTTG